CACTTCATCCATATGAGATACACTGACTATCTTAAGACCCTTTGTAATCTCTGAAGACATTTCTTCAATATCCCTCTCATTTTCTTTTGGAATCAGAACCATCCGGATCCCGGCATTTTTTGCAGCCAAAAGTTTTTCTTTTAATCCACCGATTGGAAGCACCCTTCCTCTTAGTGTAATCTCACCGGTCATAGCCACATCTGCACGTACCTTTCTTCCTGTCGCAGCTGAAAATATCGCCGTTGCCATTGTAATACCCGCAGATGGTCCATCTTTTGGTACTGCTCCTTCCGGAATATGGATATGTATATCATGTTCTTTGAAGAATTTCTCATCGATTCCATGTTCTTTGCTGACAGAACGTATATAACTGATCCCGGCTCTTGCAGATTCTTTCATTACATCACCAAGCTGACCGGTCAGAAGAATCTCGCCCTCTCCCGGCATCACATTAACCTCAATCTGAAGTGTATCCCCTCCGACACTGGTCCATGCAAGTCCTCGGACAATTCCGACTTCATCCTGCTCATTTACCTTCTGGAACTGGTAAATCTCTTTGCCTAGATAGTGTTCCAGATTACGTTCTGTAATTTTGATACATTTCTTATTATCTTCCAAAATCTCTCTGGCTGACTTTCTGCAGATGCCTCCAATTTTCCTTTCCAATTGACGAACTCCCGCTTCCCTTGTATACACGGTCGCAATTTTTTGAAGTGCTTTCTTACTGATTGAAAGTTGTTCCTCTGAAAGTCCATGACTTTTTAACTGCTTTGGAATCAGATGTCTCTGGGCAATATGAATTTTCTCATTTTCTGTATAACTGTTGATCTCGATTACTTCCATACGGTCAAGAAGTGGCCTTGGAATTGTTTGTAATGTATTAGCTGTCGTAACAAACAGTACTTCCGACAAATCGATTGGAACTTCCAGATAATGATCACGGAACTTGTCATTCTGTTCACTGTCCAGTACTTCCAGAAGTGCAGAAAATGTATCTCCTTTATAGTCATTACTAACTTTATCAATTTCGTCTAAAAGCATCAGTGGATTCTTTACTTTTGCATTTCGAAGTGCTGTCGCAATTCTTCCAGGCATTGCGCCTACGTAAGTCTTGCGATGTCCCCGGATCTCAGCCTCATCACGCACACCACCAAGAGAAATGCGGACATAAGGTCTTCCAAGCGCTTCTGCAAGTGATCTTGCAATAGAGGTCTTACCGGTTCCCGGGGGGCCTGCAAGGCAAAGAATCGGAGTCTGTCCTTTACTTGTGAGGATTCGAACTGCCAGAAATTCCAGTATACGATCTTTTACCTTTTCCAGACCATAATGTTCTTCATCAAGCTTTTCTTTCGCAGCTTTGATATCAAGATTCTCCTCACATCTCTTATTCCACGGCATCTCAAGCATCGTTTCAATATAAGTTCTTACAACACCAGACTCTGCCGGACTTGCCATCTGATTTTTAAATCTTTTAATTTCTTTTGCTAATTTTTCTTTCACTTCACAAGATGCATCTAAATCTTTCACTGCCTGTTCGAATTCCTCCGCATCTGTCTGAAGTGTATCTTCCCCTAGTTCCTCACGAATCAGTTTCATCTCTTCTCTTAAGATATATTCTCTCTGATTCTTATCTACACGCTCTTTTACCTTTTTCTGAAGTTCCTCTTTCACACTGAGTACGCGCATCTCATTGACCACACGAAGAGAAATGTCTTCATACCTCTGAAGAATATCCTGCTCTTCCAGAACTTTTTGGGTATCTTCATAATCCATTGGAAGATTGGCAGCAATTGTATCGACCATGACGCGCAGCGATTTTATCTCTTCGATCATCATAGCAAGTTCTTTTGCAAGCTTTGGATTTTTTGACATATAATCCCTGAACAGTTCACGAAGTCCACGTACCATTCCTTCTTCATTGATTGGATTTTCCAACAGTTCCCTGTCTTCCGGTTTGCAGAAATCCGGCAATATTTTTACCGCGGCCTGAAAATAAGGTTCTTCAGATTCAATCCAGGAAAGACCTGCACGCTGCTCTCCCGATACTAGAACACGTTTCATATTTCCCGGAAGCTTTACAATCTGTTTTACAGTTGCAATACAGCCAATTCTGTAAAGATCTGACTCCTTTGGCTCTTCCACTTCAACTTCCTTCTGCATTACAAGAAATATTTTCTGATCTTTTTTCATGGCCTGTGTGATTGCCTGCACAGATTTTTCACGGCTCACATCAAAATGTGTCACCTGCTCTGGCAGCACTGCAAGTCCACGAAGTGCCACCATTGGCAGACTCATCAACTCATTTTCCATACTGTTTACTCCTATAATTCAAAAATGAGACGGGAACAATTTTACTCGTACCCGCCTCTTTCATTATGCGCTTTGTGTATTCACAGAAGTGTGTTCACACTCTGGTTTTGCTTTTCCTGTCACCACGTCACCGGTGATCCGGCACGTTTTCAGTGTCTCATCGGACGGTGCGCGATACATAATATCCATCATTGTATTTTCCATGATTGCCCGAAGTCCTCTGGCTCCGGTCTTTCTTTTCAATGATATATCTGCAATCTCGTTTAATGCAGAATCGTCAAATACTAATTTCACTCCATCTAGTTCCAAAAGTTTTTGATACTGCTTTACGATTGCATTCTTTGGCTCTGTCAAGATACGGATCAAAGCATCATGATCCAGCATCTCAAGAGATACTGTAACTGGTACACGCCCTACCAGTTCCGGAATCAATCCAAATTTCACAAGATCCTGTGGCAGCACCTGAGCTAACAATTTATCTACATCATCTTCATGCTTCTCTGCAATTTCTGCATTAAATCCGATAGATTTCTGATCAATACGTTTCTCAATAATCTTATCAATTCCTTCAAATGCACCGCCACAGATAAATAAAATATTCGTTGTATCTATCTGTATCAATTCCTGATGTGGATGCTTTCTTCCACCCTGTGGAGGAACATTTGCAACCGTGCCTTCTACAATTTTAAGAAGTGCCTGCTGAACACCTTCTCCAGATACATCTCTTGTAATTGACGGGTTCTCAGATTTTCTTGTAATCTTATCGATCTCATCAAGATAGATAATACCATACTCTGCACGTTCAATATCATAATCTGCAGCCTGAATCAGTTTTAGAAGAATATTTTCCACATCTTCTCCTACATATCCTGCCTCAGTAAGAGCTGTTGCATCAGCTATTGCAAATGGAACATTCAGAATTTTTGCAAGTGACTGGGCAAGAAGTGTCTTACCACACCCTGTCGGACCCAGCATCAGTATATTACTCTTATTCAATTCGACGCCGAGATCTCTCTGTGCCATAATACGCTTGTAGTGATTATATACAGCAACAGAAAGAACCTTTTTTGCCTCATCCTGTCCAATCACATAATCATCAAGAAATTCCTTGATCTCTTCCGGTTTCAAAAGATTGATATCTGAAAACGGAGTCCAGGAATCATTCTCATCATATGCCATCTCTTCTTCTATAATCTCAGAGCATACTTCCACACATTCATCACAGATATAAGTATCATTCGGTCCTGCAATCAATTTTTTCACCTGAGCCTGTGACTTATTACAAAATGAACACCTTATCTGATCATCATTTCTTCCCAATATTCTACACCTCATTAAAGAATAGGGAACATATCTGTTCCCTATCGTCTTGTAATTACTTCATCGATTAATCCAAATGCTTTGGCTTCCTCAGCGGACATAAAATTATCTCTGTCAGTCTCTCTGCTAATGACCTCCAGCGGCTGTCCTGTATTCTCTGCAAGAATCCGGTTCAATCTCTCACGAGTCTTCAGGATATGCTCTGCTGCAATCTGAATTTCAGTTGCCTGACCCTGAGCTCCTCCAGATGGCTGATGAATCATAATCTCGGAATTTGGAAGGGCAAGTCTCTTTCCTTTTGTACCTCCGGCCAGAAGGAATGATCCCATGCTTGCTGCCATACCGATACAGATTGTCTCAATATCACATTTGATATACTGCATAGTATCATAAATTGCCAGACCTGCAGATACAGATCCGCCCGGACTGTTAATGTACAGATGAATATCCTTTTCCGGATCCTCTGCTTCCAGGAAAAGAAGCTGCGCAATTGCTACACTCGCTGATGCATCTGTAACTTCTTCTCCAAAAAATATAATTCTGTCCTTTAATAATCTTGAATAGATATCATAGGAACGCTCTCCTCTGCTTGTCTGTTCAATGACATAAGGTACTAAACTCATACATATGCCTCCCTATTATATTTCAGTGACTTATTATTTCTCTACAGCGTTCTCAACAAGGAAATCAATTGCTTCCTGAACAGCCATATCGTCTTTCATCTGCTGTTTCTCAGCCTCTCCTACAAGCTCTTTAAGTTTTTCAACTTCCATATCGTAAGACTTAGCCATCTCAGCTAACTTCTCATCGATCTTCTCGTCAGAAATCTCAATATTCTCAGCTTTTGCAATTGCCTCGAGAACAAGACGTGTCTTAATGTTCTTCTCTGCTGATGGAAGCATCTGCTCCATCATCTTGTCTGCTGTCATTCCTGTGAACTGTGCATACTGCTCCATTGTCAGTCCCTGTGACATCAGATTCTGAGCAAAATTATCCATCTGCTGGCGCGCCTGTGTCTTGATCATAAGTTCAGGAATCTCCATTGTTGCATTCTCGATAGCTTTTGCGATTACCTGATCTTCTTTTTTTGCTTTTCCTTCTTTAGCTTTTTCTTCTTTAATCTTAGCTTTTACATCAGCCTTGTACTCATCTAATGTATCAAACTTAGATACTTCTGCTGCGAATTCATCATCAATCTCTGGAAGCTCTTTCTCTTTGATCTCATGTACTGTACATTTGAATACAGCATCTTTTCCCTGAAGGTTCTCTGCGTGATACTCCTCCGGGAATGTAACTTTAACTTCTACTTCTTTCTCTGCCTCTACTCCGATAAGCTGATCCTCGAATCCTGGAATAAATGTTCCGGAACCAATTGTAAGAGAATAGTTCTCTCCTTTTCCGCCCTCGAATGCTTCTCCGTCAACAAATCCTTCAAAATCAAGAACAACTTCATCTCCGTCTTTAACCGGACGTCCTTCTACTGTAACTGTTCTTGCGTTCTTTCCTGCCTCTTCCTGGATCTTAGCGTCAACTTCTTTCTGTGTTACGCGTGTAGATACTTTATCTACCTCAAGTCCTTTGTACTCTCCAAGAGTAACCTCCGGTCTTGTAGCAACAAGTGCTGTGAAGATGAACGGTTTTCCTTTCTCGATCTGTGTAATATCAATCTCCGGCTGAGATACGATCTGAAGATCACACTCATCATAAGCCTCTGAGTAAGCCTGTGGAATCAGAGCATTCGCTGCATCTTCATAGAATACATCTGCTCCATACATCTTCTCAACCATCTGACGCGGAACTTTTCCTTTACGGAATCCTGGCATACTGATTTTATTTTTCTGTTTCTTGTATGCGTTCTGAAGTGCTTTTTCTAATTCATCAGCAGAAACTTCGATTGTGAGTTTCGCCATATTTTTTTCTAATTTTTCTACCTGTAAACTCATTTACCCTTTTCCTCCTATTTCTATCCCCCTTGCATGGGCAATCCGCAAAAGGGCATATTACATTGCATTCACTCAAGAAGTATATCACAAACATTTCCAAATATCCAGTTCGATTTTACGGATATTGCGTTTTTTTATAAGGTTTTCATAAATTATCTCTGATATACAATAGAATCTGCAATTTCTACTGCTTTTTCCTCGCTGATAAGCACTTCGATCAGTTTCAGTGCAAAATCAATTGCAGTTCCAACTCCCTGACTTGTAATGATATTTTCGTCAGTTGCTACTGGTGCTCCGGTCAGATATGCATCTTCAATCTCACTTTCCATGTCTGGATAGCAAGTCGCTCTCTTTCCTTTTAAAAGTCCCATATCTGCGAGAATTGTCGGTGCCGCACAAATTGCTGCCACATATCTTCCGTCGTCATATGCTTCTTGAACTGCCTTTCTGACATTCTCATCTTCTTTCAGATTCGTTGTTCCCGGCATTCCACCCGGAAGCACGATCATATCGGATTCTTTAAAATCAATCTCTGTGATCAGATCCTCTGTCTGCACAGGTATTCCATGTGCTCCGCGCACTGTATAATCATCTGTAATTGATACTGTATCCACATACACTTTTGCTCTTCGAAGCAGATCTACTACCGTCAGAGCCTCAATCTCTTCAAATCCATCTGCTAATAATACAGTTACTTTTTTCATACTAAATTTCATAACGGATCTCTCCTTTTCTTATTTTTCTTGACTCATTTTCTTAATAGTAACACTGTTTACTTTTTGTGTAAACTGAATTATGATTATGCCATGGAGGTATTATAATATGGAAATAGAACGCAAATATCTTATTGATACTCTTCCGGAAGATTATCAGGATTATCCCTGTCGTCACATCGAACAGGCTTATCTGAACACGGATCCGGTTATTCGTATCCGGAAGGACAATAATAAACATGAACTCACTTATAAATCAAAAGGTCTCATGGCAAGAGAAGAATATAATCTGCCACTTGATGAAGCTTCATATCAGCATCTGCTCACAAAGATTGACGGACGTCTCATCAGAAAAAAACGTTATATGATTCCACTCAATGATTCTCTAACTATTGAATTAGATGTCTTTGAAGACGATCTGGCTCCACTGCTTCTGGCTGAAGTAGAATTTCCAGATGAAGCTTCGGCACTCTCTTTCACACCACCAGAATGGTTTGGAACAGATGTTACATTCTCCAGCGAATATCACAACAGTACTCTTAGTTTAAAATAGTCTGATTATATTGTTAATTTTATTTAAAAGCAACACATTGTTGCTTTTTCTTATTTTGCGACATTTTGGCGCATATTCTTTTATTTATTGAACAAATTGTTATGATGTAAACATATTTTTGATTCAATGGAGGAAACATCAATGGCCAATATCCAATTGACCGAGAATCTTCGTATTCTGCGTGAGCGAAGTAATCTTAAGCAGGATGAATTTAGCAGATATCTGAATATTTCTCGTCAGACATATTCCAATTACGAGCGTGGCACACGCACCCCTGATCTGGAATTACTCAAATCAATTGCTGACTTTTATCATATTACCATTGATGAACTTTTATTCTGTAACGGCTACAAGATTCCTCTGTATTCCATGCAGCCCGATAGAATTTCCGAGGGCGAAATTCCGTATATTAAATGCAAAAAATCCGATAATATCATCTATCTCACCGATGAAGAGCTAAAGCTTTTACTTCTTTTTCGTGCTGCTTCTGACGAAGTGAGACAGATTATTACCGGCTTTCTTGCAAATTCAAATAATCAGGAAGAATAACAGATTGGGAAGAAATCCCATCTGTTATTCTTCCATGATAAATTCATCATGTACTGCATTCATAGCTTTGTCAATATCTTTCTCAGCTACGAGTACTGTAATCC
The sequence above is drawn from the Dorea formicigenerans genome and encodes:
- the lon gene encoding endopeptidase La yields the protein MENELMSLPMVALRGLAVLPEQVTHFDVSREKSVQAITQAMKKDQKIFLVMQKEVEVEEPKESDLYRIGCIATVKQIVKLPGNMKRVLVSGEQRAGLSWIESEEPYFQAAVKILPDFCKPEDRELLENPINEEGMVRGLRELFRDYMSKNPKLAKELAMMIEEIKSLRVMVDTIAANLPMDYEDTQKVLEEQDILQRYEDISLRVVNEMRVLSVKEELQKKVKERVDKNQREYILREEMKLIREELGEDTLQTDAEEFEQAVKDLDASCEVKEKLAKEIKRFKNQMASPAESGVVRTYIETMLEMPWNKRCEENLDIKAAKEKLDEEHYGLEKVKDRILEFLAVRILTSKGQTPILCLAGPPGTGKTSIARSLAEALGRPYVRISLGGVRDEAEIRGHRKTYVGAMPGRIATALRNAKVKNPLMLLDEIDKVSNDYKGDTFSALLEVLDSEQNDKFRDHYLEVPIDLSEVLFVTTANTLQTIPRPLLDRMEVIEINSYTENEKIHIAQRHLIPKQLKSHGLSEEQLSISKKALQKIATVYTREAGVRQLERKIGGICRKSAREILEDNKKCIKITERNLEHYLGKEIYQFQKVNEQDEVGIVRGLAWTSVGGDTLQIEVNVMPGEGEILLTGQLGDVMKESARAGISYIRSVSKEHGIDEKFFKEHDIHIHIPEGAVPKDGPSAGITMATAIFSAATGRKVRADVAMTGEITLRGRVLPIGGLKEKLLAAKNAGIRMVLIPKENERDIEEMSSEITKGLKIVSVSHMDEVLDYAFLKEQEG
- the clpX gene encoding ATP-dependent Clp protease ATP-binding subunit ClpX; protein product: MRCRILGRNDDQIRCSFCNKSQAQVKKLIAGPNDTYICDECVEVCSEIIEEEMAYDENDSWTPFSDINLLKPEEIKEFLDDYVIGQDEAKKVLSVAVYNHYKRIMAQRDLGVELNKSNILMLGPTGCGKTLLAQSLAKILNVPFAIADATALTEAGYVGEDVENILLKLIQAADYDIERAEYGIIYLDEIDKITRKSENPSITRDVSGEGVQQALLKIVEGTVANVPPQGGRKHPHQELIQIDTTNILFICGGAFEGIDKIIEKRIDQKSIGFNAEIAEKHEDDVDKLLAQVLPQDLVKFGLIPELVGRVPVTVSLEMLDHDALIRILTEPKNAIVKQYQKLLELDGVKLVFDDSALNEIADISLKRKTGARGLRAIMENTMMDIMYRAPSDETLKTCRITGDVVTGKAKPECEHTSVNTQSA
- the clpP gene encoding ATP-dependent Clp endopeptidase proteolytic subunit ClpP, coding for MSLVPYVIEQTSRGERSYDIYSRLLKDRIIFFGEEVTDASASVAIAQLLFLEAEDPEKDIHLYINSPGGSVSAGLAIYDTMQYIKCDIETICIGMAASMGSFLLAGGTKGKRLALPNSEIMIHQPSGGAQGQATEIQIAAEHILKTRERLNRILAENTGQPLEVISRETDRDNFMSAEEAKAFGLIDEVITRR
- the tig gene encoding trigger factor translates to MSLQVEKLEKNMAKLTIEVSADELEKALQNAYKKQKNKISMPGFRKGKVPRQMVEKMYGADVFYEDAANALIPQAYSEAYDECDLQIVSQPEIDITQIEKGKPFIFTALVATRPEVTLGEYKGLEVDKVSTRVTQKEVDAKIQEEAGKNARTVTVEGRPVKDGDEVVLDFEGFVDGEAFEGGKGENYSLTIGSGTFIPGFEDQLIGVEAEKEVEVKVTFPEEYHAENLQGKDAVFKCTVHEIKEKELPEIDDEFAAEVSKFDTLDEYKADVKAKIKEEKAKEGKAKKEDQVIAKAIENATMEIPELMIKTQARQQMDNFAQNLMSQGLTMEQYAQFTGMTADKMMEQMLPSAEKNIKTRLVLEAIAKAENIEISDEKIDEKLAEMAKSYDMEVEKLKELVGEAEKQQMKDDMAVQEAIDFLVENAVEK
- a CDS encoding DJ-1 family glyoxalase III; translation: MKFSMKKVTVLLADGFEEIEALTVVDLLRRAKVYVDTVSITDDYTVRGAHGIPVQTEDLITEIDFKESDMIVLPGGMPGTTNLKEDENVRKAVQEAYDDGRYVAAICAAPTILADMGLLKGKRATCYPDMESEIEDAYLTGAPVATDENIITSQGVGTAIDFALKLIEVLISEEKAVEIADSIVYQR
- a CDS encoding CYTH domain-containing protein — its product is MEIERKYLIDTLPEDYQDYPCRHIEQAYLNTDPVIRIRKDNNKHELTYKSKGLMAREEYNLPLDEASYQHLLTKIDGRLIRKKRYMIPLNDSLTIELDVFEDDLAPLLLAEVEFPDEASALSFTPPEWFGTDVTFSSEYHNSTLSLK
- a CDS encoding helix-turn-helix domain-containing protein produces the protein MANIQLTENLRILRERSNLKQDEFSRYLNISRQTYSNYERGTRTPDLELLKSIADFYHITIDELLFCNGYKIPLYSMQPDRISEGEIPYIKCKKSDNIIYLTDEELKLLLLFRAASDEVRQIITGFLANSNNQEE